The Acropora muricata isolate sample 2 chromosome 4, ASM3666990v1, whole genome shotgun sequence genome contains the following window.
gtccattacatggagagggattcagcccggggcgcaattcagcctgggctgaaaatcctagcccggtattctcaaaccgggctaggattttcagcccggccaaacgggctgaaaaatccatgtaatcgctatcattttttcagcccaggctgaaaaGGAgtgcgagcatgcgtatctattgtgctttcgcacctcagtaaactttctaaCGGAAATAAGCGTTTTGCGTCCGggctgaaattcgccatgtaatcaggccctaagaaaTACTGGTTCAAATATAATATTACCACACGACATCGTGGTATTGGGTAACAGAGTGGACGTCGGAATTCGCCTACGATCACGATTGACTTCTTTAATTATTACTCATATGACATTGATTGACCAATTCTCCTCTCCTTAAGTACAGGTGCGGGATCCATGCGccataggccatttcggaaaataccataatactcattgtttgtcccccaaattttatataagcattgtttttgttttctctagggaccattgtaagtcccaagagaaactggaaacattgcttatgcaaaatttggggggacaaacaaagagtattatggtattttccgaagtggcctattgtgcACTCGCCTCACAAGCGTTGTTTTACGGATCTTATTAACAAAGTTTATTTCTTCCTTACAATTCAAGGTTGAGAAGAAGTATTCACTCATCGGGGGAGAATAATTTTGGGGTGCACTATTTTGCTTGTTCTTATTCAGAAATGGAGCGCGCAGAGGAAGTTCTTCAGAAATAAACGTGAGTTCTGCGCAAACTTTAAATAACGCGATCAATACAAATTCCGGTCAAGgtgcaatgaaaaacaaaacaatgagaCAAGCACAAAAGACGCATCCGTCAGAACAGTGATAACTGCTCGTAGCTCACTCAGTGAAGTAAAAGTCGTAAGACCCTCCATAAATCAACAGGGGCAAAATCTGAAAATTCCTGGGCGACTTGATACCGCAATTCAGAAAAAGAGCCGGTCGCTTTCGAAAGAacgaagaggaaaaaaaagagaaattaaataTGGCAACAGACAAGTGTAGAACTGTTCTTTTAGTTTAATTCCGACTACAGTGAgaattttcttcagtttctccAAACTCGTTCCCAGACTCCCTCTTCTTTCCTTCACTTGGAGCGAGGGAGGGAGAATGAAATAAGAGAGACCGTTCGACCGAGCACACAACATCTGCCATCGAAACTTGAAATGAAATGCGACCTTATCCTTGGTTTACTGTGAGCAAAGTCTCGGCAAAAAACTGTTGCATTACATTTGTTCTATTTACGCGACTTCTTAGTACTATCAAGCTAGTTAGGCTGAACACGTAGCATTTCAATGAAGCGgcgtaaataataataataatattaatagtaagTGACAGAATATGGGCATTAGCCAATCACAATGAGAAGAAGATTCATGAAGCGGACACCAAAAGGCGGGAAAACGCCCGCCAGTGGGTCACAGTTTGCCTTCCTTATTGTGTTGATGGGTGTTTGCAGAAGACTTTTCAGCGAATCACCGCTCgtaaaaattcaaagaaacggGGCAACTAGAGTTATTGAACCCTGAACATTCGGTCCTCGATTAAAAGCTGCTCCAATTGACAAAACACACTATTCATCAGCAGTCctctgtttctttttcttttttttcttcggagGTTCGTCGGACTCCTCTTCCTTTACGGCCGCTGCGACAGCTTCTtgtgcttcttcttcttcctcgtcctcctctgtttttctcttctctcctttgcccttctttttcttttccttcttacTGCTCGCATCATCATGGCCGTTTTCAACAAGCACAGattcctcctcttcttcttcgaCAGGTTCCTCcttcacttttttttccttctttttctttttctttttcttctcgcTCGTGCCTCCGTTTGCCCTTGTGCTCTGCTCGTTAAACTCCGCGATGGCGTCTTTCATGACATCAATGTTCTTGCGTGGTGCATCTCCTGTTTCGTAGAACTTCAGCCGGTCTTCAACCTGCTCGTGCAACTTTTGACCGAATAGGTTCGTTTGTGTTTCTGtacgaacaacaacaaaaaaagtcaaaatgtaTCCAAGGAATGCCTTTGAAGGCAACCTCAAGAACACGATAAAGAACTGAgggtaaaataatttttttcaggttTTGGACTTAACATATCATCGTTTAAGTAAATGTTTATCgtactgttaaaaaaaaaattgattatttatCTACTTGCTTCGCCACTTGATGAATGGCCACTGCTATTCACTCTAAAAAAATTACCTGAAAAGCAATCAATTCTTGACGCGATAGAACATTTGTTTGCCAAGTATCTTGAGATTCGACCCTTGTTTCTGGCACCTGCACGGCCGATGAACGAGGAATGGAAAATGAGTCCGTACTTCGGAGTGTTGCCTTTCTTTTTAAGTGCCCTACGAGGAAATATAGTACCAAACGTTATTACTCCTTTGGTATACCAAGATATGAAAGAGACTATTGCAAGTAATACTTAACATTGAAAATTCACGTTGAAGAAAACTGGCATTGGCCTTTGGAAACGCTAATGCAATctttcaaaaagtgaaaaaaaaaaaaaaaaaagaccacgTGCATTTGGTACGGCatcaataaatttcatttctttgccAGTTTATGTCTGGCCAATTGCTACGGGTTCTTCTTTAGATTATGGAGGAACTGGGATGTTAGTCACCTGAACAAAGCTTTCTCGGCTCCAAGAATTTGAACAGTCGAAGCGGGATACTTGGCGAGATTTGTCAAGCTTCCTGCGTGAGAAATTAACCGAGCTCCAACCTTTACAAAACAAGATAGAATTCCAAGAGTAAAGACAAATCGTCTTCTAACGTACAAGAAATACAATAAAGAAGATTTAATTCGTAACAAATGTAAACAAGGTGGCAAGGGTCAACTTAGGTCCGTAAAAGGATTACGAAATTAACGTAAGGAGCGTTAGGCCTTTGTCAGAGAGAACAGAGATATTGTGGGTTGTGTGTGTTTACACAGGGACCCGAGGATGATGCAGCTATTACATGGTTGAAGAACGGTGGTGAGAACATGTGAATACGGTGGTTATTTGTTCCTTATAAAATCATTTTATTCACCTTACTGAAATGATTACTCGATCCGAATTAAGTTTCCAATATTAATTAGCAAATTCATCATGACCAGCTTATTTCCACGTGTTCATTACCTGCTCTCCAACAAGGCAGGCCAAGTTTGGAGCCACTTGATTCATCTTTGAAATTAAATAGCCGTGAAGACTTTTCCTGTAGTCTGCCAGGCCGATCACTTTTGATGCAAAAACCTGAATATTTATCAAATCAATTGGCGATATATCCATTCCTGAAAAATTAGTGGAGCAAAATCAAAATGAGCTTGTCATACAACTATATAGAACAATAGTCTTGTTTTTATGTCAGTGAATCATTTTGTTTACTCACCCATAGATGATCTGGAAGCATCGTAAATTGCCTTAGCTACAGCTGAATCCATCACAATCTCTTCTAAGCCTTCAACCGAGTCCTCCGTCAAGTCCTTTCGTGATTTAACGAACTGAGCCACCCTTGCGTACATATAGTTGTCTGGAACAATCTTGACAAGTTCTGGGAAATGGTACGAATACCATTCTCTGAAaaggaacacacacacacatatacaAATTAATTTAGGAAAGAGTCCTTAGTTTGAATTCTGCTATTCAAACCTTGATTCTTCACGGGCTACTGTGTTTCAACTGCTCCCTTAGATGCAAAACCCATTAACTTAAGCACTTTTTAAAATCAGAATTAAATTATCTGATTTTCTACCTCATCACGTTGAGGACTGCAAGCATCTGTTCAGAGCCTAGCTTGCTGCTTACAAAACTGTGCAATACACTCACAATCTCTGTTTTCTTAGTGTATTTTTGCATCACGTTATAACCATAATAGCACGTATCAATCAAGTTACAAAGTTCTGTTCTTAAAGGACTTTTCACTCCACTGTCATCTTTTCATCTCTTCTACTCACTGCCCAATCACACGCCCCTCATTTAGATTTGTTTATATCTGAACCAGGACGCCCTACATTGTTATTTTTTCCACAAAGTTTTACAAGATTATTTTTTGTAGCTAAATGGGTAGTATCATACCATTTGAGTGAATTCCAGCATGGTTAATAATGCTTTAGAATCACTGGCAACAAAAATTACCTCCAGGATTTCTGTTAGAATAACCTTTTCAGTacactgaattcaatttttgaaaaaccTGTTACCCTTTCTCAAGTTTGGGCTTGACATATTCAAAAAATCCCCAAAATTTTCATGTGGATAGCTTTTACTGGCAAAATTCTTCCCCTTTTCTCTTTGTAGTTTAAAAGGGTTGTCcttatttttaaatcaagtcATACCTGATTCTCATTGAGAAGGTGTTGATATCTTTATCCAGTTGATCCAATAAGCTAATGGACTGAATAATCATGTTATCCACACGATGGACATTAAACTTCACCTTTGCGCGGGAGTAACTGTGTCCAAGACCCAGCTGTGCTTTGGCAGCCATTGGACCAGTCAGTCCTTTAATCATCTTTGCAAAGTGACATCGAATTCCCCTGAGGACTTCCAGCACCACTCCACCAGATTCACAAAAGATGCTCACAGACTCCTGAATAGCGGCGCCAAGTTTTGGATCAGCTACACCCAATGcaacctttttcttcttctttccagTTGGTACATTTGCCTCCAAAAAAGTCTTGAGGTCATCATGAACAACGCCTGAAAATTTTTCAcagtaacaataatttattttactgCAACTATTACACTGCGAATAGCAGTACCAACACCATGATTGGCCTATTTGTTGGGTCATGTGTCAACACAAGACCCTCTAAATTCaagagtttgttttggttgcaaagACATGCCCAAAACAGTTCATCATTTCCTGTAGATTTGGCCAATGAGTATAATTTGATTTGAGAAGCcaatcaaatttctttcattttaggGTTTGATGCATGCCAATCATCAATGTTCTActtcaataggccttttgcaactaacgatcacgtggtacaaaatccgccatactggagggcaagctcattattattcatgcactgggacatcaaaataAGGGCAAGTCAaacttcactggttcaggtctctttgttttaatgtcccagtatgggaataataatgagcttgccttCCAGCATGGCGCTAGCAACAAAAGGCCTATTTAAGTAAACATCTCATTGACGTTGTTTTCTCAGTCTATACAGTTAATTATGGATCTTTGTTTTCCACCTTGAATTTACAGCCAACATGCTTTGACTATAAATCAAAGGGGAAATAATCTACCAATAATTTATAGTTGGACCTTCGAATTTAATAAAAGGTCTGTATTCTCTACATTTTGGTCAGCATTGGCTGAAGGATAAGAATGTCAGACAACTCTCCCCAAAGACATTATTGGTCCTGGATGATTTGCCCCCAGTCTTACCAAATGTGAAGAGAAGTACCTATTGGTCATTGACTGTTAGAGAGTTGGTGGCCCCTAAAAGAGCcgtgtttgtgtttttgtttatctttactaaaatttacattatttgaATGAGCCATTAATTTAACAACAGGGAATCACTCTCAGAAAGCAAACAGCAAGAACATAGTACGGTTAGTACATTCAGCCTGGGGGCTAATTGTCCAAAGATGGGGGGCAAATCGTCcaaaaactgggggggggggggggcgagtTGTGAGGGCTAATTGTCCTTGGGGCAAGTTGTGCAGATACCAAGGATAAACATAAAGCACACTTAGAAACTGTGGCTAATCTTTGCTTTAACTTTTGCTCAATGATTATTAGACTTTAGATTGTAACTATGCAGGGTAGAAATGGAACAACTACAGAATGCAGGGCCACTTTCAACCATGGACCAAACGAGCCGGCTCGTTTGGCTCGGCAGTGGGAAGAATTAGGAGCATTAACCGAACCCTAACGAGGAATAATTTGTATTGCGTTAAGTGTGGGGTTCATGTATTTAGTGGCTCGTTTGGCTCAGCAGTGGATCAAAGAACGAAGTATAAGTTGTTTTTGTGAAGTGTGGGGTTCATATATTTACCGGCTCGTTTGGCTCATCTGGCTCGGCAGTGGATCAAAGAACGAAGTACTTCCCACTGCCGAGCCAAACGAGCCGGCTCGTTTGGTCCATGGTTAAAAGTGGCCCTGCATTCTGTAGTTTAGCCGTAGAAATGACCTTATTTGATTTCTAgggttccttttttttgtttttgcaattaacaaaaatcaaaacaacattTGTTGTCCGGTTCTCTCTTACTTAACACAATCACAAACAGCTGAAGAAATTTCCGGGGAAAAACATGACAAAGTATGAGAGGgcaataaaataaatagttaTGATACACAGAAagaaaataatcattatttagggttgttttctgtatttttgAAGTAGGTCATTCGATTTGGATTTTGTGAGAGATTCTTTGAATGTTCTTACGTTGCTCTCTTTGATCGATCTTAATGATAAATGTTCAGTcgaaatttcaaaacaaaaaacctaCCCTAGACAACTAAACAATGAAAATTCTGCCATTCCGTCAAACGTTCCACGTCAGCTCCGAAAATGACACTTGCATTAACTTAACAATCCAATCGGTATCTTCATTTAaactaaaaatttaatttcacgAACACATGATCGATCGAACAACACACATGACCCAAGCTTAATATGAGCAGAGAAATACCATTTTATTCCATCGATCATCGATTCAAAACAATAAAACCAAAGCACAAACCTTCCGATACGCAATTGGTGTTATCTAGTGCATTCGTTCCCGATTTGAAGGGTGAAAACGCAGAGAGTTTGATCAGTTTTCCGAACCGCGCAAGATCATTCACTGATTCTTGAACTTCTGGCAACAACACACCGATTTCTTCTTGTGCAATGACTTTGAAGACAGCATAGCCCGAAGCATGCTCATATAGCACGAAGAGAACCTGGAGAACGAAATGAACATGAATTTAATAGAGGAACGCTAAGATAAATCGATCAATTCAGGCACAACAATGATAAATTACCCACCATTTTCTTGCAATTTCGCAGCCTCGTGGTGTCGCTGTCGTTCCCAGGCTTTTATAACTTACGGACGTTAGCTTGCGAGACTAGACTGGAACAAGGCAAAAACGAATGCACACTGGGTGGGACACCAGCTTGGATGGACAGCAGAGCGGAAGTGTTGCCCATTTTTCGGTCTTATTTCTGTCGCATTTCTTCtacaaaaaaaagtaataaaactaCGGGGGCTCATGTCCAACTCTTCTTCTCTCATCAAGCCAAGACTAATAATTAAGTCACTGGCTTTTAATTAAACACATGTTGCTAGAAGACAAATGTTAGGAAATGTTAGAAGTCTAACCTGtgaatgaaatgaatgtttTTGCCCATTCCAGGTGACACAACGAAGAGTATGTGCCTGTGAAGCTGGAGCCTCTCTGGAGGGTTTCCGCAGTGTTTACTGCTGTTGTAGTGGGCGTCCTGTTTTAAAAACAGTCTCACGTGTCAAGTTACTTTCTCCTAGTGATGTGTTTGTGCCAATGGAATACCGTTCTCCTTAGACGTTATTTCATTGTTCATCGAAGTATGCCGCTTggtgaaacaaaacaaacctagGGGCAGGTTTGCTCTTTAACAGTGCCATCAAGCTTTTTTAGTTCTCCGCGGAAGTTTTGAAATGGGAATTGTTCTCCAATTCTCGTTCTTGTCTGGCTACCTTTATCTATTCTGGATTTCTAAGTTCCCTCTACTTGTCAAAAA
Protein-coding sequences here:
- the LOC136914233 gene encoding nucleolar protein 56-like, which translates into the protein MVLFVLYEHASGYAVFKVIAQEEIGVLLPEVQESVNDLARFGKLIKLSAFSPFKSGTNALDNTNCVSEGVVHDDLKTFLEANVPTGKKKKKVALGVADPKLGAAIQESVSIFCESGGVVLEVLRGIRCHFAKMIKGLTGPMAAKAQLGLGHSYSRAKVKFNVHRVDNMIIQSISLLDQLDKDINTFSMRIREWYSYHFPELVKIVPDNYMYARVAQFVKSRKDLTEDSVEGLEEIVMDSAVAKAIYDASRSSMGMDISPIDLINIQVFASKVIGLADYRKSLHGYLISKMNQVAPNLACLVGEQVGARLISHAGSLTNLAKYPASTVQILGAEKALFRALKKKGNTPKYGLIFHSSFIGRAGARNKGRISRYLANKCSIASRIDCFSETQTNLFGQKLHEQVEDRLKFYETGDAPRKNIDVMKDAIAEFNEQSTRANGGTSEKKKKKKKKEKKVKEEPVEEEEEESVLVENGHDDASSKKEKKKKGKGEKRKTEEDEEEEEAQEAVAAAVKEEESDEPPKKKKKKKQRTADE